Genomic window (Rubeoparvulum massiliense):
GATGAACATGGAGATGCATAATGGTCTGACCGCCCCATTCTCCCACATTCACACCAATATTGTAGCCATCAGGATGGTACGTCTCATCGAGTAATTCCTTCCCTTTACGCAGGAGATCATCAATCGCCTGGATCTCCTCTGGGGTAGCATCAAAATAAGTGGGGACATGACGCTTGGGAACGATGAGTAAATGTCCGCGTTGCACAGGAAAATGATCAAAGAATGCCTTTACCCATTGATTCTCTAATACAATTTCCTGCTGATCTTTTTCACAAAATACG
Coding sequences:
- a CDS encoding HIT family protein, which produces MACVFCEKDQQEIVLENQWVKAFFDHFPVQRGHLLIVPKRHVPTYFDATPEEIQAIDDLLRKGKELLDETYHPDGYNIGVNVGEWGGQTIMHLHVHLIPRYQGDVPNPRGGIRNAIPNLVPYDG